Genomic segment of Xanthomonas sp. DAR 35659:
GTCCATGCCGCCGATGCTGAATTGCTCGTTGCTGATCAGCGGTTCGGACGCCAACTGCGTCTGCAGCCGCGCGGACCACTGGTAGTCGCCGGCGAACGTGCGCATGCGCGAGGCGTCGGTGCGCAGGTGGAAGAAGTTGGAGCGCGCCTTGTAGCGCTTGATGTCGAAGTGCGCGCTGTCGTCGCCGACGCCACGCACGTTCAGCGTCGCGGTCGCTTCGAACGTGTCGATGCCGCGCGGCCGCATCCAGGTGGCGCTGTAGCTGGCGCTGAGCGGCAGGTAGCGGATCGGCGCGGAACTGCGGTCGCCGCCGAACAAGGTGTCCTCCTTGAAGTCCTTGTAGTCCGCGCCCACGCTCAGGGTGTGGAAGAAGCCTGCGTCGCCAGGCAGGGAGCGGATCAGGCGCAGCCCCAACAGGCTGCCGTTGCCGATCACGTTGAAGCCGCCGATCGCGGCGACCTCGCTGTCGCTGCGCACGCTGTAGCCGAGCAGCGACCACGGCGAGGCGCCGAAGCGCGCCAGGTACGACGCGGAGAACACCCGCGCATCGGACGGCCGCTGCGGCGCGGTCTGCGCCGAGAGCGTGATGCTGTGCCCGCGTTGCCAGAGATTCTCGTAGCGGACCGAACCGCCCAGCCGCAGTTCCGAGGTGTTGGCGCTGTTGCGGTTGTTGAGTTCCACGCTGCCGTGCAGCGGCAGCGTGTCCTCCACGTTCAAATCCACGTCCACCGTGTTCGGTTGCGCGCCGGCCTTGACGTCCGGCGTGACCCGGCGATCGGGCCACTGGTTCAGCGCGACGATGTCGCGTTGCACCGCGTTGAAGTCGGGCACGCCGCCTTCCTTCAAAGACGGCGCGCCGCGCTCGACCGCATCGGGAGAGAAATAGGTGGCGCCGTTGACGCGCAGCCGGCCGATGCGCTGTTCGCTCACCTGCAGGGTGACCAGGCCGTTGCCGGCATTCTGTTCGGGCACGCTCACCGCGACCGTGGCCAGGCCCCTGTCGGCGTACAGCGCCTGCAGTGCGGCGCGCGCCGCTTCCACATCGGCCTCGCTGCGCTGCGGGCCGAGAAACGGATACACCGCGCGCTCGATGTCCGCCGCGCTCAATGCGCTGTTGCCGACCACTTGGTAGGCCATCACGTCGAACCGCGCCGCCGGCGCGTCCGCGGCGCAAGCGCATGGCACGCCGCACACGGCCAGGCCGAGTGCCGCGAAGAGTCGCAACTCCATCTGAAAATGTCCCCTGACGTCGGCGCGCGGCGCGATGCCGCGAATGAAGGCCGCCGCAATGGGGGCAGGACGTTAGGGGCGATAAATGACTATTCGCGAACGCATTTGTGACCGTGCATGTCACGGTTTTGCCATGCGGCCGGAGAAAATGCCGGCACCTGAAACATAAATGCGCGATGTGCCGCGGCACCGGTCCCGAAATGCGTGGTGCGGCGCGTTGCGCGCCGGTGTCAGTCGGTCGTGAATGGCTCAGCGGTGGCGACGGAACCGACGCGCTCGCGCCCGCACTTGTCTACCGAATCGTCCGCGCCGCGCGCGCGGGACTACAGCAACCCGTCGCGCTTGACCGCGAGATAGCGTTGCACCAGCGCGCCCGGCAGTTCTATCGCGGCCATCCCAATCTGCTGCCGGCCGCGTTCGACGACGGCAGCGCGTTGCCGCCGGGTTTGGTCCGCAAGCCGCTGCATTCGCGCGAGGGCGACGTCCCCCCGGTTTTGAGTAGCATGGCGATTTGGAGTCCAATCCCCAACGAGACGGAGATTGGACGTGAAGAAGCGCTTTTCCGAAGAGCAGATCATCGGCTTCCTGCGTGAGGCCGAAGCCGGCGTGGCGGTGAAGGACCTGTGCCGGCGGCACGGGTTCAGCGAGGCCTCCTACTACTTGTGGCGCAGCAAGTTCGGCGGCATGAGCGTGCCGGAGGCCAAGCGGCTCAAGGAGCTGGAGGCGGAGAACACGCGGCTGAAGAAGCTGCTGGCCGAGCAGATGTTCGAGAACGACGTCATCAAGGACGCCCTGCGAAAAAAGTGGTGACCGCACCGGCGCGCAGGACGCTGGTGCGGCACCTGGTAGAACGCGGGCTCACTGAGCGCCGGGCGCTGGCCGTGGTGCGGATGAGCGCCAGCGCGCTGCGCTACGTCCCGCGTGCGGATCGCAACGTCGAGCTGCGCGAGCGGATCCTGGCGCTGGCGCAGCGGCACAAGCGCTACGGCGTCGGGATGATCTATCTGAAACTGCGGCAGGAGCAGTGGCCGGTGAACTACAAGCGGGTAGAACGGCTGTATCAGCAGGCCAGGTTGCAGGTGCGCCGGCGCAAGCGGAAGAAGGTGCTGCTGGGCGAGCGGCAGCCGTTGCTTCGGCCTGAAGCCGCCAACCAGGTCTGGTCGATGGACTTCGTGTTCGACCGCACCGCCGAGGGCCGGGTGCTCAAGGCCCTGACCATCGTCGACGATGCCACGCACGAGGCGGTGGCGATCGAGGTGGAGCGGGCCATCTCCGGCCACGGCGTGGCCCGGGTGCTGGATCGGCTGGCGCTGACACGGGGTCTACCGCAGGTGATCCGCACAGACAACGGCAAGGAGTTCTGCGGCAAGACGATGGTGACGTGGGCCCACGAGCGCGGT
This window contains:
- a CDS encoding ShlB/FhaC/HecB family hemolysin secretion/activation protein, with amino-acid sequence MELRLFAALGLAVCGVPCACAADAPAARFDVMAYQVVGNSALSAADIERAVYPFLGPQRSEADVEAARAALQALYADRGLATVAVSVPEQNAGNGLVTLQVSEQRIGRLRVNGATYFSPDAVERGAPSLKEGGVPDFNAVQRDIVALNQWPDRRVTPDVKAGAQPNTVDVDLNVEDTLPLHGSVELNNRNSANTSELRLGGSVRYENLWQRGHSITLSAQTAPQRPSDARVFSASYLARFGASPWSLLGYSVRSDSEVAAIGGFNVIGNGSLLGLRLIRSLPGDAGFFHTLSVGADYKDFKEDTLFGGDRSSAPIRYLPLSASYSATWMRPRGIDTFEATATLNVRGVGDDSAHFDIKRYKARSNFFHLRTDASRMRTFAGDYQWSARLQTQLASEPLISNEQFSIGGMDSVRGYPESQALGDYGAAGQFELRSPSFASAAGRTVQEARVHAFLDAGYTRIHDPLPEQTVSETLVATGVGAAFKAFAHLNGALEVAAPLSSPGGRKQKDINVLFRLWSEF
- a CDS encoding IS3 family transposase (programmed frameshift), which codes for MKKRFSEEQIIGFLREAEAGVAVKDLCRRHGFSEASYYLWRSKFGGMSVPEAKRLKELEAENTRLKKLLAEQMFENDVIKDALRKKLVTAPARRTLVRHLVERGLTERRALAVVRMSASALRYVPRADRNVELRERILALAQRHKRYGVGMIYLKLRQEQWPVNYKRVERLYQQARLQVRRRKRKKVLLGERQPLLRPEAANQVWSMDFVFDRTAEGRVLKALTIVDDATHEAVAIEVERAISGHGVARVLDRLALTRGLPQVIRTDNGKEFCGKTMVTWAHERGVQLRLIQPGKPNQNAYIESFNGRLRDECLNEHWFPTLLHARTEIETWRREYNEDRPKKILGGLTPAAYARQLAAKAATMEPGL